From Granulicella cerasi, a single genomic window includes:
- a CDS encoding bifunctional homocysteine S-methyltransferase/methylenetetrahydrofolate reductase, whose product MADVRQKLFNGQTVLCDGAMGTMLYGCGVFINRCYDELNVSQPETVRSVHQQYLQAGAQVIETNTFGANRFRLKHFDLQEKVRAFNLAGAQLARQCIEAAREKHNTQAFVAGAIGSLGIKLAPEGDVSPADARAAFAEQIAALAEGGVDLLIVETMMSQAEALEALAAAREVAPQLPVIVLITVNDQVKLLDGTTVADAARAFAAAGAAAVGANCSSGPQVVLEAVQQMRAAVEIPIAAMPNAGLPREIEGRNIYLTSPEYMGSFARKAIRAGASWVGGCCGTTPAHVRAMRSAIRAMDAQAAGEAGDTPIATIIDESKAVAAIPFAERSTLSRKIAEGKFATLVEIVPPKGFDASKEIAGARLLKDHGVDAINIPDSPRASARMSAMSLCTQVQQQVGIETVIHYTCRDRNVLAIQSDLLGAAAIGLKNILCLTGDPPKMGAYPDATAVFDVDAIGLTRIVGNLNRGIDIGGNPIFASAGFSICVAANPGLPDMEHEVRRFAAKVEAGAEYAITQPVFDLRLLEDFLRRIEQFRIPVIAGIWPLTSYKNAEFMKNDLKVAMPEEIFQRMAATTSKEEGLAEGIKIAQEMLAAVRNDVQGVQVSAPFGKYPAAVEVLDAI is encoded by the coding sequence ATGGCAGACGTCCGCCAAAAACTTTTCAACGGCCAGACCGTGCTTTGCGACGGCGCGATGGGCACCATGCTCTACGGCTGCGGCGTGTTCATCAACCGCTGCTATGACGAGCTGAATGTATCCCAGCCGGAGACCGTCCGCTCCGTCCACCAGCAGTATCTGCAGGCCGGCGCACAGGTCATCGAGACCAACACCTTCGGCGCTAACCGCTTCCGTCTCAAGCACTTCGACCTGCAGGAGAAAGTCCGCGCCTTCAACCTGGCCGGGGCGCAGCTCGCCCGCCAGTGCATTGAAGCCGCGCGCGAGAAGCACAACACTCAGGCCTTCGTCGCCGGAGCCATCGGTTCGCTGGGCATCAAACTCGCGCCCGAGGGGGACGTCTCCCCGGCTGACGCTCGCGCAGCTTTCGCCGAACAGATCGCCGCGCTCGCGGAGGGCGGCGTTGATCTGCTGATCGTCGAAACCATGATGTCGCAGGCTGAAGCACTGGAAGCGCTCGCAGCCGCGCGCGAAGTCGCGCCGCAACTGCCGGTTATTGTGCTCATCACCGTCAACGACCAGGTGAAGCTGCTCGACGGCACCACCGTCGCCGACGCTGCTCGCGCCTTCGCCGCGGCCGGTGCCGCTGCCGTCGGAGCCAACTGCTCCTCCGGCCCGCAGGTCGTACTCGAAGCCGTGCAGCAGATGCGTGCCGCCGTCGAGATTCCTATCGCCGCGATGCCGAACGCCGGTCTGCCCCGCGAGATCGAGGGCCGCAACATCTATCTCACCTCGCCGGAGTACATGGGCAGCTTCGCGCGCAAGGCTATTCGCGCCGGGGCCTCGTGGGTGGGAGGCTGCTGCGGCACCACGCCCGCGCACGTCCGCGCTATGCGCTCCGCCATCCGCGCCATGGACGCCCAGGCCGCAGGCGAAGCGGGCGACACACCCATCGCCACCATCATCGATGAGTCCAAAGCGGTGGCCGCAATCCCCTTCGCCGAGCGTTCGACGCTCAGCCGCAAGATTGCCGAAGGCAAATTCGCCACGCTTGTTGAGATCGTGCCGCCCAAAGGATTCGACGCCAGCAAAGAGATCGCTGGCGCGCGCCTGCTGAAGGACCACGGCGTCGACGCGATCAACATCCCCGACTCACCGCGCGCGTCGGCGCGCATGAGCGCCATGAGCCTCTGCACTCAGGTGCAGCAGCAGGTCGGCATTGAAACGGTCATCCACTACACCTGCCGCGACCGCAACGTGCTCGCCATCCAGAGCGACCTGCTCGGGGCTGCAGCGATCGGTCTCAAGAACATCCTCTGCCTCACCGGCGATCCGCCAAAGATGGGCGCCTATCCCGACGCCACCGCCGTCTTCGACGTGGATGCCATCGGCCTCACGCGCATCGTCGGCAACCTGAACCGCGGCATCGACATCGGCGGCAACCCGATCTTCGCCTCCGCCGGCTTCAGCATCTGCGTCGCCGCGAACCCCGGCCTGCCTGACATGGAGCACGAGGTCCGCCGCTTTGCCGCCAAGGTGGAAGCTGGTGCGGAGTATGCGATTACGCAGCCGGTGTTTGACCTCCGCCTGCTGGAAGACTTCCTGCGCCGCATCGAGCAGTTCCGCATCCCGGTGATCGCCGGCATCTGGCCGCTCACGAGCTATAAGAACGCGGAGTTCATGAAGAACGACCTGAAGGTCGCCATGCCCGAAGAGATCTTCCAACGCATGGCTGCCACCACCAGCAAGGAAGAAGGACTCGCAGAAGGCATCAAGATCGCACAGGAGATGCTCGCCGCCGTCCGCAACGACGTGCAGGGCGTGCAGGTCTCCGCGCCGTTCGGCAAATACCCCGCAGCCGTCGAAGTTCTCGACGCCATCTAA
- a CDS encoding AraC family transcriptional regulator yields the protein MDPLSEVLALLKVHSLAAGAYGIAEGVAIQWPYHGGIKCYAIASGSAWLELEGHPEPIPMAAGDCFILPPGPPFCIATDLSLPRVDFMTLREQCRAAETLVPQNCSTYMLGGHFALQGKHAELLLGSLPPVIHIRNEDGKAAMRWSLERMRNEAQQQDPGSALITQQLAFIMLIEALRLHFADDTRPVKGWLAALADPQMGAAIAAMHERPHHCWTLESLASEIGMSRSVFAQRFKQTVGLSPMEYLTEWRMQLAADKLQRSRESLAEIAASLGYESASAFGKAFKRVMGFPPRQYQRA from the coding sequence GTGGATCCGCTCTCTGAAGTCCTCGCCTTGCTGAAGGTCCACAGCCTCGCCGCAGGCGCCTACGGCATTGCGGAAGGCGTGGCCATCCAGTGGCCGTACCACGGCGGCATCAAGTGCTACGCCATCGCCAGCGGCAGCGCCTGGCTCGAGCTTGAGGGCCACCCCGAGCCGATCCCCATGGCCGCAGGCGACTGCTTCATCCTTCCGCCCGGCCCGCCCTTCTGCATCGCCACGGACCTCTCGCTGCCGCGCGTTGACTTCATGACGCTGCGCGAACAATGCCGCGCCGCCGAAACACTCGTCCCACAGAACTGCAGCACCTACATGCTCGGCGGCCACTTCGCACTGCAAGGCAAGCACGCAGAACTCCTGCTTGGTTCGCTGCCACCAGTCATCCACATTCGCAACGAAGACGGCAAAGCCGCAATGCGCTGGTCGCTCGAGCGCATGCGGAACGAAGCGCAGCAGCAAGACCCCGGCAGCGCGCTCATCACACAGCAGCTTGCGTTCATCATGCTCATTGAGGCGCTGCGCCTGCACTTCGCCGACGACACACGCCCTGTGAAAGGCTGGCTTGCCGCGCTCGCCGACCCGCAGATGGGCGCGGCCATCGCAGCGATGCACGAACGCCCACACCACTGCTGGACGCTCGAATCACTCGCATCTGAAATCGGCATGTCGCGCTCAGTCTTCGCGCAGCGCTTCAAGCAAACCGTCGGCCTTTCGCCCATGGAGTACCTGACGGAGTGGCGCATGCAACTAGCCGCCGACAAGCTTCAACGCTCACGCGAATCACTCGCCGAGATCGCCGCCTCTCTCGGCTACGAATCCGCCAGCGCCTTCGGCAAAGCTTTCAAACGCGTCATGGGCTTCCCACCGCGTCAGTATCAACGCGCATAA
- a CDS encoding polyprenyl synthetase family protein: MSSFSIATSGEVLELLRDDLAAVEQEFTVQSQSPVRVVTDIAEYLIAGGGKRIRPLLLLLAAKALGCKDEARIRLGAVVEMLHTATLVHDDIIDEASTRRGKPSSNTTWGNSKCVLAGDWLYMQSFRTALEERNFRMLDLLISLTQEMVEGELLQMEKLGHLINEEEYFDLIYRKTASLFKVSMQLGAVVAYPPSEGMLPYEEALGEYGRNLGLAFQIVDDVLDLTAQDVILGKPAASDLREGKATLAVIHALERGTGADREAIRTVMEDRGFDRIRHSHILEILRRHGSLAYAMDTAQAYAEAARQSIAELPETEFKRALMWVPGFVTSRDR; encoded by the coding sequence GTGAGTTCCTTTTCCATTGCGACCTCGGGCGAAGTGCTCGAACTGCTGCGTGACGACCTTGCTGCTGTAGAGCAGGAGTTCACGGTGCAGTCGCAGTCGCCCGTGCGCGTGGTGACGGACATCGCCGAGTATCTGATTGCTGGTGGTGGCAAGCGGATTCGTCCGCTGCTCTTACTGTTGGCGGCGAAGGCGCTGGGTTGCAAGGACGAGGCGCGCATCCGCCTGGGTGCTGTCGTCGAGATGCTGCATACGGCGACGCTGGTGCATGACGACATCATCGATGAAGCGTCGACGCGCCGCGGTAAGCCGAGCTCGAACACAACATGGGGCAACTCGAAGTGCGTGCTCGCGGGCGATTGGCTTTATATGCAGAGCTTTCGCACGGCGCTCGAAGAGCGCAACTTCCGTATGCTCGATCTGCTGATCTCGCTGACGCAGGAGATGGTGGAAGGCGAGTTGCTGCAGATGGAGAAGCTTGGCCATCTGATCAACGAGGAAGAGTACTTCGACCTGATCTATCGCAAGACCGCATCGCTGTTCAAGGTATCGATGCAGTTGGGTGCGGTGGTGGCGTATCCGCCGTCTGAGGGGATGCTGCCGTACGAAGAGGCGCTGGGTGAGTACGGACGCAACCTGGGGCTTGCGTTCCAGATTGTGGACGATGTTCTCGACCTGACCGCGCAGGATGTGATTCTCGGCAAGCCTGCGGCTTCGGATCTTCGTGAAGGCAAGGCGACGCTGGCGGTGATTCATGCGCTGGAGCGTGGCACGGGAGCCGATCGCGAGGCGATTCGCACGGTGATGGAAGATCGTGGTTTCGATCGCATTCGACACTCGCACATCCTTGAGATTCTGCGTCGTCACGGGTCGCTCGCCTATGCGATGGACACGGCGCAGGCATATGCAGAGGCTGCGCGTCAGTCGATTGCAGAGTTGCCGGAGACGGAGTTCAAGCGCGCGTTGATGTGGGTTCCAGGGTTTGTGACCAGCCGCGATCGTTAG
- a CDS encoding ferritin-like domain-containing protein, with the protein MTGTLQRLVEKARSRRSFLAGAGSVAAAAALAGCSDDGTIIAPKIASYSDADILTFALNLEYLEAEFYLRAATGAGLASTDTGSSAGAVTVPTTTKLSGLTNFQQNLLNELAYTEQQHVKALRAALTAAGATPVSRPAIDFVTPFNTLASLAGIGSSLNAFTNFDTFITAAALFEDVGVTAYAGAATAISAAGVKSGILAAAAGIMATEAYHGATLRGYLTSQAYTLGTTAYPYYTYFNQLQTVISTLSTNYGTVALAGPTAAPQTTVPSTVIASTIVPADANGLALPRSTDQVLHIVYGTLSNTSGSTTSAAGVTKGGFFPAGLNGNISTTQS; encoded by the coding sequence ATGACAGGCACATTGCAACGCCTTGTCGAGAAAGCGCGCAGTCGGCGTTCCTTTCTCGCAGGAGCAGGATCGGTAGCGGCGGCAGCGGCACTCGCTGGTTGCAGCGATGACGGCACAATCATTGCACCGAAGATCGCCTCCTACAGCGATGCGGACATTCTTACGTTCGCGCTGAACCTGGAGTATCTGGAGGCAGAGTTCTATCTGCGCGCGGCGACGGGTGCAGGCCTGGCTTCGACGGACACCGGGTCCTCGGCAGGCGCCGTGACCGTCCCGACGACGACCAAGCTTAGCGGCCTGACGAACTTTCAGCAGAACCTGCTGAACGAGTTGGCTTACACCGAACAGCAGCATGTGAAGGCGCTGCGCGCGGCGCTGACCGCCGCAGGTGCCACACCGGTGAGCCGTCCGGCCATCGACTTTGTGACGCCGTTCAACACGCTTGCTTCGCTTGCAGGTATCGGTTCGTCGCTCAACGCGTTCACGAACTTCGATACGTTCATCACCGCAGCAGCGCTGTTTGAAGATGTCGGCGTAACGGCGTACGCAGGAGCTGCAACGGCGATCAGCGCGGCCGGTGTGAAGAGCGGCATTCTTGCTGCGGCTGCGGGCATCATGGCGACCGAGGCCTATCACGGCGCAACGCTGCGCGGCTATCTCACCTCGCAGGCGTACACGCTGGGCACCACCGCGTATCCGTACTACACCTACTTCAACCAGTTGCAGACGGTGATCTCGACGCTCTCGACCAACTACGGTACGGTAGCGCTTGCTGGTCCTACGGCGGCCCCGCAGACTACGGTTCCTTCGACGGTCATCGCTTCGACGATCGTTCCTGCGGACGCGAACGGCCTGGCTCTGCCGCGTTCGACGGATCAGGTACTGCACATCGTTTACGGCACGCTCTCCAACACCTCCGGCTCGACGACCTCGGCTGCAGGCGTGACCAAGGGCGGCTTCTTTCCGGCGGGACTCAACGGCAACATCTCTACGACGCAGTCGTAA
- a CDS encoding YajQ family cyclic di-GMP-binding protein, translating to MAADQSFDVVSKVEVQEVKNAIDQAQKEITTRFDLKNTKSTIAFEGEDIVQLASQDEYTLKAVIDILQAKFVKRGVSLKNLEYEKIEPASGASVRQKIKLKQGIASDVAKKIVALIKDSKKKAQASIQGDTVRVSSKDRDTLQEIMGLLRGKDMGVELQFTNFRSN from the coding sequence ATGGCCGCAGATCAGAGCTTTGACGTTGTCAGCAAGGTAGAAGTACAGGAAGTGAAGAACGCGATCGACCAGGCGCAGAAGGAGATCACGACGCGCTTCGATCTGAAGAACACGAAGTCGACGATCGCCTTTGAGGGCGAGGACATCGTGCAGCTTGCATCGCAGGATGAGTACACGCTGAAGGCTGTGATCGACATTCTGCAGGCAAAGTTTGTGAAGCGCGGCGTCAGTCTGAAGAACCTCGAGTACGAGAAGATCGAGCCCGCGTCGGGTGCATCGGTCCGCCAGAAGATCAAGCTGAAGCAGGGCATCGCTTCGGATGTGGCAAAGAAGATCGTGGCGCTGATCAAGGACTCCAAGAAGAAGGCGCAGGCGTCGATTCAGGGCGATACGGTGCGCGTTTCGTCGAAGGACCGCGACACGTTGCAGGAGATCATGGGCCTGCTGCGCGGCAAGGACATGGGCGTTGAACTGCAGTTCACCAACTTCCGCTCGAACTAA
- a CDS encoding SDR family oxidoreductase, whose translation MRVFLTGATGFIGTYLIPELLGAGHQVIGLSRSDEGAAKLQAAGVEVLRGTLEEPQSLVPGVEKADAVIHCAFDHNFATFAANGEKDKKAILTMGEALLGSDRPMLITSGVALGNRGDGKPATEDYTDTIHQSPRQSEYAGLELLEKGVNLGVVRLPQVHDTEKSGLIPYFAAIAKEKGVSGYLTSGATAWSAAHVTDVARLYKLAIERGEKGAIYNAVDESGVSFKEIAEVIGANLKVPVKAIEGEEIASFFGWMAVFAKMDFRATSEITQKKLGWTPTGPDLLSDLKQTKF comes from the coding sequence ATGCGAGTTTTTCTTACGGGTGCGACGGGATTCATCGGAACGTATCTCATTCCCGAGCTGTTGGGCGCGGGACATCAGGTGATTGGACTCTCGCGTTCGGACGAGGGTGCGGCGAAGTTGCAGGCAGCGGGTGTCGAGGTGCTGCGTGGCACGCTCGAAGAGCCGCAGTCGCTGGTGCCGGGCGTGGAGAAGGCGGATGCGGTGATCCATTGTGCGTTTGACCATAACTTTGCGACCTTCGCGGCGAATGGCGAGAAGGACAAGAAGGCGATTCTGACGATGGGCGAGGCGCTGCTGGGATCGGATCGTCCGATGCTGATCACGTCGGGCGTAGCGCTGGGCAATCGTGGCGACGGCAAGCCAGCGACGGAAGACTACACGGACACGATTCATCAGAGCCCGCGTCAGTCGGAGTACGCAGGCCTTGAGCTGCTGGAGAAGGGCGTGAACCTGGGCGTCGTTCGTCTGCCACAGGTGCATGACACGGAGAAGTCGGGCTTGATTCCTTACTTTGCGGCAATCGCGAAGGAGAAGGGCGTATCAGGCTATCTGACCTCGGGTGCTACGGCGTGGTCGGCGGCGCATGTGACGGACGTCGCGCGACTGTACAAGCTGGCGATCGAGCGCGGCGAGAAGGGCGCGATCTATAACGCAGTGGACGAGAGCGGTGTGTCGTTCAAAGAGATCGCAGAGGTCATCGGCGCGAACCTGAAGGTGCCGGTGAAGGCGATTGAAGGCGAGGAGATTGCGTCGTTCTTCGGCTGGATGGCGGTGTTTGCGAAGATGGACTTCCGCGCGACGAGCGAGATTACGCAGAAGAAGCTGGGCTGGACGCCGACCGGGCCGGATCTGCTGTCGGACCTGAAGCAGACGAAGTTCTAG
- the bshB1 gene encoding bacillithiol biosynthesis deacetylase BshB1 has protein sequence MADLLKATSIDPASEARSGVDVLAIAAHRDDVEQTCGGTLLVQQSAGWRTGILDLTRGEGGTRGSAAEREAEANAAAKILRVSHREALDLPDSNVQNTLENRLKVAAVIRRLRPRVVILPYWQGRHPDHYTSATLGYEACFLAGLSRLELDPSHGKPHRPYKILYASLYADVRPTFVVDITPHIETRLESLLAYRSQYGAQRDGTGLFVPEEDIRERMYATARHYGLLAGVRYAEPFVQKEVALVHDLVTLTVASV, from the coding sequence ATGGCTGACCTGCTCAAGGCGACATCGATCGACCCCGCATCCGAAGCTCGGAGCGGGGTCGATGTGCTTGCGATCGCAGCGCATCGCGATGACGTGGAGCAGACCTGCGGTGGCACCTTGCTGGTGCAGCAGTCGGCGGGATGGCGTACGGGGATCCTCGACCTGACGCGTGGCGAAGGCGGCACGCGAGGCTCTGCTGCAGAGCGTGAAGCCGAGGCGAACGCGGCGGCAAAGATTTTGCGGGTGTCGCATCGTGAAGCGCTCGACCTTCCGGACTCCAACGTGCAGAACACGCTGGAGAATCGTCTGAAGGTTGCGGCCGTCATTCGGCGCCTGCGTCCTCGGGTGGTGATTCTGCCGTACTGGCAGGGAAGGCATCCGGACCACTACACTTCGGCGACGCTGGGCTACGAGGCTTGCTTCCTTGCGGGACTCTCGCGGTTGGAGCTGGATCCTTCGCATGGCAAGCCGCATCGCCCATACAAGATTCTCTACGCTTCGTTGTATGCGGATGTGCGTCCGACGTTTGTCGTGGACATCACGCCGCACATCGAGACGCGGCTGGAGTCGCTGCTGGCCTACCGTTCGCAGTATGGTGCGCAGCGTGATGGCACGGGTCTATTCGTACCGGAAGAAGATATTCGCGAGCGCATGTATGCGACGGCGCGACATTACGGTCTGCTGGCGGGCGTTCGCTACGCGGAGCCCTTCGTGCAGAAGGAAGTCGCTCTCGTCCATGACCTTGTGACGTTGACTGTTGCCAGCGTGTGA
- the xseB gene encoding exodeoxyribonuclease VII small subunit: MASFENDLGELEKVVDQLERGDLPLEESVALFERGIELSRSCKSVLANAEARLQRLVEPETSSEVRTEDIAMAVEEGEGDEEDEYADDEE, translated from the coding sequence ATGGCATCATTTGAAAACGATCTCGGCGAGCTCGAAAAGGTGGTCGACCAACTCGAGCGTGGCGACCTTCCGCTCGAAGAGTCCGTCGCCCTCTTCGAGCGCGGCATTGAACTCTCGCGCTCCTGCAAGAGCGTACTCGCCAACGCCGAGGCACGCCTCCAACGCCTCGTCGAACCTGAAACCAGCAGCGAAGTCCGCACTGAAGACATCGCCATGGCTGTGGAAGAAGGCGAAGGCGACGAAGAAGACGAATACGCCGACGACGAAGAATAG